The following are encoded in a window of Dioscorea cayenensis subsp. rotundata cultivar TDr96_F1 chromosome 16, TDr96_F1_v2_PseudoChromosome.rev07_lg8_w22 25.fasta, whole genome shotgun sequence genomic DNA:
- the LOC120279201 gene encoding LOW QUALITY PROTEIN: zinc finger MYM-type protein 1-like (The sequence of the model RefSeq protein was modified relative to this genomic sequence to represent the inferred CDS: deleted 1 base in 1 codon), protein MEKYFKRKSLFEESSSTPENSDEPQITQQYSKQAHVEVDLKNLPADPGLRPLISTYHPNDQDKVRRAYLQKGPCQPRNHNFPQTSIGNVLRRFNPSWFDEYGNWLEYSIAKDAAFCLYCYLFKPDIRKQGSADSFVIEGFTNWNKKDRLKTHIGGLNSAHNQAYRKCQDLMNQNQNIQSILIKQGDQARSEYRTRLTASVDCLRFLLRQGLPFRGHDESEESNNQGNFLELLHFLAKHNEAINSVVLKNAPSNLKLTAHDIQNDIISAAASETTKAIINELGDDLFAILVDESRDVSNKEQMALVLRYMNNKGCIVERFLAIVHVSDTTALSLKEAIESIFSKYGLSLSRLRGQGYDGASNMRGEFNGLKSLILKENEFAFYIHCFAHQLQLTLVAVAKNEDSVASLFQNVSCLLNVVGASCKRYDILRESQASRVAEALKNDELASGKGLNQEISLKRAGDTRWGSHYGTLLNLIILFPSVIDVLENVGENGLNSEQRVEAQFLLQMLQSFDFIFNLHLMRNVLGITNELSKSLQRKDQDIVNAMELVKISKQRLQMMRDDGWDLLLHEILSFCGKYSILVPSMDEKYSPPGRSRRKVVDISNLHHYRVELFNVVIDRQLQELNNRFTEINTELLLCATCLNPSDSFSAFNKEKLIRFARFYPLEFSVVDVMGLDSQLETYIIDMRSNLEFSGIKEIGQLTEKLVETKKNIVYPLVFLLAKLASILPVATASVERTFSAMKIVKNRLRNRMGDNLMNDCLVTYIERDIFNNIDNETIIQRFQNMKSRRGQL, encoded by the exons ATGGAAAAATACTTCAAAAGGAAATCATTGTTTGAAGAATCAAGTTCAACTCCTGAAAATAGTGATGAACCTCAAATAACTCAACAATATTCAAAACAAGCTCATGTTGaagttgatttaaaaaatttgccCGCGGATCCAGGACTTCGTCCCTTAATTTCAACTTATCATCCTAATGATCAAGATAAAGTACGGAGAGCATACTTACAAAAAGGACCTTGCCAACCACGTAATCATAATTTTCCACAAACAAGCATTGGGAATGTGTTGCGTCGATTTAATCCGAGTTGGTTTGATGAGTATGGCAATTGGTTAGAGTATAGCATAGCTAAAGATGCTGCATTCTGTTtatattgttatctttttaaacCAGATATCAGAAAGCAAGGAAGTGCAGACTCATTTGTCATTGAAGGTTTTACAAATTGGAATAAGAAAGATAGATTGAAAACTCATATCGGTGGGCTCAATAGTGCCCATAATCAAGCTTATAGGAAATGTCAAGACTTgatgaatcaaaatcaaaatattcaatctaTTTTGATTAAGCAAGGAGATCAAGCTCGAAGTGAATATCGCACAAGATTAACTGCTTCTGTAGATTGTCTTCGATTTCTTTTGCGACAAGGGCTACCTTTTCGTGGTCATGATGAATCTGAGGAATCAAACAATCAAGGAAATTTTCTTGAACTCTTGCATTTTCTTGCTAAACACAATGAAGCCATCAATAGTGTTGTTTTGAAGAATGCTCCTAGCAATCTAAAATTAACAGCTCATGATATTCAAAATGACATTATAAGTGCTGCAGCAAGCGAGACAACAAAGGCAATTATTAATGAGTTAGGAGATGATTTATTTGCAATCTTGGTAGATGAATCTCGTGATGTCTCAAATAAGGAACAAATGGCTCTTGTTTTGCGTTACATGAATAATAAAGGTTGTATTGTTGAACGCTTTTTAGCTATTGTTCATGTCTCTGACACTACTGCATTGTCACTCAAAGAAGCAATTGAGTCTATATTCTCTAAGTATGGACTAAGTTTATCAAGATTACGTGGACAAGGTTATGATGGAGCTAGCAACATGCGGGGtgaatttaatggtttgaaaagtttgattttgaaGGAAAATGAGTTTGCCTTCTATATT CATTGCTTTGCACATCAACTTCAATTAACTCTTGTAGCAGTTGCAAAAAATGAAGATTCGGTTGCTTCACTTTTTCAGAATGTTAGTTGTTTACTTAATGTTGTTGGAGCTTCATGTAAGAGATATGATATTCTTAGAGAAAGTCAAGCTTCTAGAGTTGCCGAAGCTCTAAAAAATGATGAGCTTGCAAGTGGAAAAGGCTTAAACCAAGAAATTAGTCTTAAACGTGCCGGTGATACTAGATGGGGTTCACATTATGGAACATTactaaacttaattattttgttcCCTTCTGTGATTGATGTACTTGAAAATGTTGGTGAGAATGGTTTGAATTCAGAGCAAAGGGTGGAAGCACAATTCTTATTGCAAATGCTTCaatcttttgatttcattttcaaCTTACATTTGATGAGAAATGTGCTAGGCATTACAAATGAATTGTCAAAGTCTTTACAAAGAAAGGATCAAGACATAGTTAATGCTATGGAGTTGGttaaaatatctaaacaaaGGCTTCAAATGATGAGAGATGATGGATGGGATCTTTTATTACatgaaatcctttctttttgtgGAAAATATAGCATTTTGGTTCCTAGTATGGATGAAAAATATTCACCTCCTGGAAGATCACGACGTAAAGTTGTTGATATCTCAAATTTGCATCATTATCGAGTTGAGTTATTCAATGTTGTTATAGATAGACAACTTCAAGAGCTCAACAACCGTTTCACCGAGATTAATACGGAGTTACTTCTTTGTGCAACATGTCTCAACCCAAGTGACTCTTTTTCTGCttttaataaagagaaattgaTTCGCTTTGCTCGCTTTTATCCTCTTGAGTTTTCAGTTGTGGATGTTATGGGGCTTGACAGTCAACTTGAAACTTATATTATTGATATGCGCTCTAATCTTGAATTTTCGGGTATTAAAGAGATTGGTCAACTTACTGAGAAGTTGGTTGAGACAAAGAAGAATATTGTTTATCCACTTGTGTTTCTATTGGCTAAACTGGCTTCAATATTACCTGTTGCAACTGCAAGTGTAGAAAGGACATTTTCGGCaatgaaaattgtgaaaaatcGGCTAAGGAACCGTATGGGAGATAATTTGATGAATGATTGTTTGGTAACATATATTGAAAGAGATATATTCAACAATATTGATAATGAAACAATCATCCAACggtttcaaaatatgaaatctcGTCGTGGACAACTATGA
- the LOC120279202 gene encoding uncharacterized protein LOC120279202, whose product MAQLATTQTQFMNETRTTLQNHSAQIRNLEVQLSQMASMLTERQQENLASTSKANPRKSGNEQCNAITLRSGNELKAPEKKSKSVDQKHDQDNLEHNKSKAHIQASLPQDTFTKIPFPQRLMKNKLDQHFAKFLDVFKKLHINIPFAEALEQMPSYVKLMKEILSNKRKLKDYETVTLTEECSAILQKKLPPKLKDPGSFTIPCSIGNVVFERALCDLGASINLMPLSIFKKLNLGEARPTTVTLQLADRSLKHPRGVIEDVLVKIDKFIFSTDFIILDIEEDKDIPIILGRPFLATGRAIIDVQKGKLHLRVQEEEVTFNVFDAIKYPQASECCFRINEKNLLQLNEFDDFRNEAYKDDRTNKKQTKARHGKFKLKWCGPFTINKMLPYGVAEVTHSKKGTLKINGQRMKPYFGWSFDKGKKKIILNPP is encoded by the coding sequence ATGGCCCAGTTAGCTACAACTCAAACGCAGTTCATGAATGAAACTCGCACTACTCTGCAAAATCATTCTGCACAGATAAGGAATTTGGAGGTTCAGCTAAGTCAAATGGCGAGTATGTTAACAGAGAGACAACAAGAAAACTTGGCTAGCACATCTAAGGCAAATCCAAGAAAGAGTGGCAATGAACAATGCAATgcaatcactttgaggagtggaaaTGAATTGAAGGCCCCAGAGAAAAAGTCAAAGTCTGTAGATCAGAAGCATGATCAAGATAACCTTGAACACAACAAGTCTAAAGCTCATATTCAAGCATCATTACCACAAGATACATTTACCAAAATTCCTTTTCCTCAGCGCTTGATGAAGAACAAGCTTGACCAACACTTTGCTAAATTCTTAGATGTATTCAAGAAGCTTCACATTAATATCCCATTTGCTGAAGCTCTTGAACAAATGCCAAGCTATGTGAAGCTTATGAAAGAAATTCTATCAAACAAAAGGAAGCTTAAGGATTATGAGACAGTCACACTTACTGAAGAATGCAGCGCAATCTTGCAAAAGAAGTTACCACCCAAACTCAAGGATCCAGGCAGTTTTACCATCCCATGCTCGATTGGGAATGTGGTGTTTGAGAGGGCATTATGTGATTTGGGAGCAAGTATCAATTTAATGCCCTTATCAATCTTCAAGAAGCTTAACTTGGGAGAAGCGCGGCCTACTACAGTCACATTGCAACTAGCAGATCGTTCATTGAAGCACCCCAGGGGAGTAATTGAAGATGTCCTTGTCAAGATAGATAAGTTCATATTTTCAACTGATTTCATTATACTTGACATAGAAGAAGACAAAGACATACCAATTATACTAGGTAGACCATTTTTGGCTACTGGGAGAGCGATTATTGATGTGCAAAAAGGAAAATTACATCTTCGGGTCCAAGAGGAAGAAGTGACTTTCAACGTTTTTGATGCTATAAAATATCCTCAAGCAAGTGAATGTTGCTTTCGTATTAATGAGAAAAATCTTTTGCAATTGAATGAGTTCGATGATTTTCGAAATGAAGCTTATAAAGATGACAGAACTAATAAAAAGCAAACAAAGGCTAGGCATGGAAAATTCAAGCTGAAGTGGTGTGGACCATTTACAATCAATAAGATGTTACCATATGGTGTTGCGGAAGTCACTCATTCAAAGAAAGGAACTCTCAAAATTAATGGGCAGCGGATGAAGCCATATTTTGGGTGGAGCTTTGACAAGggtaaaaagaaaatcatcttGAACCCACCATGA